In Silene latifolia isolate original U9 population chromosome 3, ASM4854445v1, whole genome shotgun sequence, a single window of DNA contains:
- the LOC141649556 gene encoding UDP-glycosyltransferase 91D2-like, translating into MEAVSSFVEEDRNASVIEGVQFGRPLIMLPFALDQVLNAKILKEKQIGVVIEKDENDGSIDRRSVAELVRLVVEDEAGSIYREEVVKMSRIVADIGLQTQYFDRLEEFLRNNGPGPVHLSIIQEQN; encoded by the exons ATGGAAGCTGTTTCTTCTTTTGTGGAAGAAGATAGAAACGC TTCGGTGATTGAAGGGGTTCAGTTCGGAAGGCCACTGATAATGCTACCGTTTGCGTTGGATCAGGTGTTAAATGCCAAAATCCTGAAGGAGAAGCAGATTGGGGTCGTAATAGAGAAGGATGAAAATGATGGGTCGATTGATAGACGATCAGTAGCGGAGCTAGTGAGATTGGTAGTCGAGGATGAAGCCGGTAGTATATATAGAGAAGAGGTTGTGAAAATGAGTCGAATAGTTGCTGATATTGGCTTACAAACCCAGTATTTTGACAGATTGGAGGAGTTTCTGAGGAATAATGGGCCTGGGCCTGTTCATTTGTCCATCATCCAGGAACAAAATTAA
- the LOC141649554 gene encoding uncharacterized protein LOC141649554, with protein sequence MEPTDPLYLHPAESTHPVVVDTKLTGIENYLEWKRQMEIAIYTKRKLGFLTGVVKRPTNDPLKEAAWDTCNSLLITWIMHNVDQPIKRSVMYTRTAKEIWDYLQTQFSVSNGARKYRLNKELEDLSQGDKSICEYFTELRILWQNIEIMTDWPPVTQVTTEINAWLDAQTKEQNERKLFQFLNGLNPSYTTMRSHILMMSPLPNVEEAAAIFQQEEAQRRNFKSMSTEKLESDNLAFYADQRAPQKASVDASTCPACKKKGHPRDKCWRVVGYPVDHPVSIRFPEKSVSNKLRGNYQSSSSKEPRSGQNKGKSSTYAKHGRMAGNVLMDEGQGDIGGTITLTAQQFEQLMSKGKGTSHYPETEDEMEVNFAGMTSLNCNLVSDSPPEWIIDSGASNHMVSDLNLLDKTVKLKHTPKINLPNGETYTVSHIGTYRFDNGITLRNVLFVPTFKHNLLSVHKLTRDEHYSVVFYANLCVIHDSHTKTIKGLGREIRGVYYLLNKDRKSHPILANLCNVNLDGNLSSQEQKSGGTFFNSCTAPDISCNALPTFNDKDGDV encoded by the coding sequence ATGGAACCCACTGATCCCCTTTACCTGCACCCTGCAGAGAGCACCCATCCTGTAGTTGTTGATACCAAGCTCACTGGCATTGAAAATTATTTGGAATGGAAAAGGCAAATGGAGATAGCCATTTATACCAAAAGGAAGCTGGGGTTCCTCACTGGCGTGGTGAAGAGGCCTACAAATGATCCACTCAAAGAGGCTGCCTGGGACACATGTAACAGTCTCCTCATCACGTGGATAATGCACAATGTTGACCAACCCATCAAGAGGTCTGTCATGTACACTAGGACAGCAAAAGAGATATGGGACTACCTTCAAACTCAGTTCTCTGTGAGCAATGGTGCAAGGAAGTATAGGCTCAACAAGGAGCTTGAGGATCTCAGTCAGGGAGACAAGTCCATATGTGAGTACTTCACTGAGCTCAGAATCTTATGGCAGAACATTGAAATCATGACAGATTGGCCACCAGTCACCCAGGTCACCACTGAGATCAATGCCTGGTTGGATGCTCAAACCAAGGAACAAAATGAGAGGAAACTGTTTCAGTTCTTGAATGGACTTAATCCCTCATACACTACCATGAGGAGTCACATTCTGATGATGAGTCCACTACCAAATGTGGAAGAAGCAGCTGCTATATTCCAACAGGAGGAGGCACAAAGAAGGAACTTTAAGAGTATGAGTACTGAAAAATTGGAATCTGACAACCTGGCATTCTATGCTGATCAGAGAGCACCTCAGAAAGCATCAGTTGATGCATCCACTTGCCCTGCGTGCAAGAAGAAGGGCCACCCAAGGGATAAATGCTGGAGAGTGGTTGGCTATCCTGTGGATCACCCTGTGTCCATACGGTTTCCAGAAAAGTCTGTGTCCAACAAGCTCAGGGGCAACTATCAAAGCTCAAGCTCTAAAGAACCCAGGTCTGGACAGAACAAAGGGAAATCCAGCACTTATGCCAAGCATGGTAGGATGGCAGGAAATGTCTTAATGGATGAAGGTCAAGGTGACATAGGTGGAACCATCACTCTGACTGCACAACAGTTTGAACAACTGATGAGCAAAGGCAAGGGAACAAGTCACTACCCTGAAACAGAAGATGAAATGGAGGTTAACTTTGCAGGTATGACCTCCTTAAATTGCAATCTTGTCTCAGACTCACCACCTGAATGGATTATAGACTCAGGTGCATCCAATCACATGGTATCTGACTTAAATCTCTTGGATAAAACTGTTAAACTAAAGCACACACCCAAAATAAACCTACCCAATGGAGAGACTTATACTGTTTCTCACATTGGCACATATAGGTTTGACAATGGAATCACCCTTAGGAATGTGTTGTTTGTACCAACCTTCAAACACAACCTTTTATCTGTCCACAAACTAACCAGAGATGAACATTATTCTGTGGTTTTTTATGCAAATCTGTGTGTGATACATGACTCTCACACCAAGACGATTAAGGGACTTGGAAGAGAAATTAGGGGTGTCTATTATCTACTAAATAAGGACAGGAAATCCCACCCCATCTTAGCTAATCTATGTAATGTTAATTTAGATGGTAATCTCAGTAGTCAAGAACAAAAATCAGGTGGCACTTTTTTCAACTCTTGTACTGCACCTGACATATCATGTAATGCTCTTCCTACTTTTAATGACAAGGATGGTGATGTGTGA
- the LOC141649557 gene encoding protein FAR1-RELATED SEQUENCE 5-like, giving the protein MIHLKSFRKLNLVHKKMIMDNSRVNQGLVKTFRMFKEYVRGYKNVGASLEDFKNFSRDVKKYIKEYDADMLIEGFMQKRARCPSFYFDFNVDEDKRLTKVFWADPIAIKNYALFGDSVSFDTTFDFNEYRMAMGGCYPTTLITNQCLGIKAGVKNVFSGNTTHRFYMWHIMEKLSDKVGSTIYKDTDFLKEISYVVWNEDIEPTEFESRWCSIMEKLDLTGNEWLKSMFEAHKLWIRAYFRDTYMGGLLRTTSRSESENSFFGNFTNPNLSLVQFWMRFQSAMDA; this is encoded by the exons ATGATTCACTTAAAGTCATTTAGGAAGCTCAACCTTGTGCATAAGAAAATGATAATGGATAACTCACGTGTTAACCAGGGGCTTGTGAAGACATTTCGAATGTTTAAAGAGTACGTTAGGGGATATAAAAACGTAGGGGCTTCCTTAGAAGATTTTAAGAATTTTTCAAGGGATGTAAAGAAATACATCAAAGAATATGATGCGGATATGCTGATAGAGGGCTTCATGCAAAAAAGAGCTAGGTGTCCctcattttactttgattttaaTGTTGATGAGGACAAAAGACTCACTAAGGTTTTCTGGGCTGATCCAATTGCAATTAAGAACTATGCACTCtttggtgattctgtgtctttTGACACCACATTCGATTTTAATGAATACCGTATG GCAATGGGTGGGTGTTATCCTACTACTCTTATTACTAACCAATGTCTGGGTATTAAAGCTGGGGTTAAAAATGTGTTTTCAGGTAACACAACACACAGATTCTATATGTGGCATATCATGGAAAAATTGTCTGACAAAGTTGGTTCAACCATTTACAAAGACACAGACTTTCTAAAAGAAATAAGTTATGTTGTTTGGAATGAAGATATTGAGCCAACTGAATTTGAGTCGAGATGGTGTTCAATTATGGAAAAACTTGATTTGACTGGAAATGAGTGGCTGAAATCCATGTTTGAGGCCCACAAATTATGGATTCGTGCATATTTTCGGGACACTTATATGGGTGGGCTTCTGAGGACAACTTCAAGGTCAGAATCAGAGAATAGTTTCTTCGGCAACTTCACAAACCCCAACCTATCACTTGTTCAGTTTTGGATGCGCTTCCAGTCAGCAATGGATGCTTAA
- the LOC141649553 gene encoding secreted RxLR effector protein 161-like, producing the protein MLNTFGVNKSTALQLPVCPLIKLEPGKGTLLPHPDTYRQLVGKLIYLTISRPDIAFSVQLLSQFLQSPTSDHMQAARRVLRYLKSAPHQGVLFASTSAAQLTAYCDSDWASCPFSRRSTTRFCIMLGDSPISWKSKKQTVVSRSSAEAEYRAMAMTTCEVTWLFQLLQDLGLKHLGPAHLKCDNQAALAIAANPVYHERTKHIEVDCHFIREKIQQGLLTTSYVNTKEQVADV; encoded by the coding sequence ATGCTCAATACTTTTGGAGTAAATAAATCCACGGCACTCCAACTCCCAGTCTGCCCTCTCATCAAACTTGAGCCTGGGAAGGGCACTCTGTTACCTCATCCAGACACATATAGACAATTGGTTGGCAAATTAATATATCTGACCATTTCTCGACCAGACATTGCTTTCTCAGTTCAACTCCTAAGTCAGTTTCTACAATCTCCTACCTCTGATCATATGCAAGCTGCTCGAAGAGTCTTAAGATATCTAAAGTCAGCACCCCATCAAGGGGTCTTATTTGCCAGCACATCTGCAGCTCAACTCACAGCTTACTGTGACTCAGACTGGGCCTCTTGTCCCTTCAGCAGACGCTCTACTACTAGGTTCTGCATTATGCTAGGTGATTCCCCTATATCTTGGAAATCCAAGAAACAAACAGTTGTGTCACGCTCTTCTGCTGAGGCTGAATATAGGGCCATGGCCATGACCACGTGTGAAGTTACCTGGTTATTCCAATTACTTCAGGACCTTGGTCTCAAACACCTGGGACCAGCTCATCTCAAGTGTGACAACCAGGCTGCTTTAGCCATCGCTGCCAATCCTGTGTATCATGAACGCACCAAGCACATTGAGGTGGACTGTCATTTTATTCGTGAGAAAATCCAACAAGGCCTCCTGACCACTTCTTATGTCAACACAAAGGAACAAGTAGCTGATGTGTAA